The proteins below are encoded in one region of Lepisosteus oculatus isolate fLepOcu1 chromosome 10, fLepOcu1.hap2, whole genome shotgun sequence:
- the mturn gene encoding maturin yields the protein MDFKQLVDIAEKWCTGTPFDLIAAEEIDERRLDFYAEPGLSFYVLCPDMNGGADNFHVWSESEDCLPFLQLAQDYISSCGRKTLLEILDKVFRSFRPLLGLPDIDDDAFEEYHADVEEGEPETDHQQMGVSQQ from the exons ATGGATTTCAAGCAGCTGGTGGACATAGCAGAGAAATGGTGCACCGGCACCCCTTTTGATTTAATTGCTGCCGAGGAAATAGACGAGAGGCGGCTGGATTTTTACGCAGAGCCCGGACTTTCCTTCTACGTGCTGTGTCCCGATATGAACGGTGGTGCTGACAATTTT CACGTGTGGAGTGAGAGCGAGGACTGCCTGCCCTTCCTGCAGCTGGCCCAGGACTACATCTCCTCCTGCGGCAGGAAGACCCTCCTGGAGATCCTGGACAAGGTCTTCCGCTCCTTCCGGCCT CTGCTGGGGCTCCCCGATATCGATGACGATGCTTTCGAGGAGTACCACGCGGATGTGGAGGAGGGGGAGCCCGAGACGGACCACCAGCAGATGGGCGTCAGTCAGCAGTGA